In Gadus morhua chromosome 9, gadMor3.0, whole genome shotgun sequence, the sequence ATTAGTTATCCCTTTAGCAGACATTGGCTCTGTAGAAGGCCTATGCATGCATACGATGAATGATTAGCAGTACATTTATGGATAGTTACAACTTACAACCTAATAACTTTACATTTAGTCAGACAGGCTGCAACCTGATTTTGACCATAAGGGGCTCAGAAATAATtatgtataggcctatatgtgcTTTAATTCTTTGTAACACTATTATACAAAAACTTTAAAAGGACCACAAGTTTGACCATGGATCTATAatttctgaaaataaataatggataTTTTCTTCCTTAAATGCATAATGGGGTTATTGTGACAATAAGTACACATCTTCCTGTGCTTCCCTTGCCTGCTGTGAACTTTGATGTTTGTGCAAGGCTCTTCTGAGACAGTTTGTAGGCTACTTCCTCTGCTCGACTACATTAGTTCTGCTCCTATTGGTCGGCTTGCATCTCATGGTCGTAGTAGGGGTGCTTCCCTGTGTTCGGGGAGTCAGTGTGGGTTGTGGAGCAACatcctgtgtctgtgttgtcgTTTGAAGAGCTGCCATGGGCTTGGGACACCCGGGTTAATATGATGGACAACTGATCCAGGATAGGAATGGATCCAACACGGAGCCAAGCCTCCGTGTTGCattcacacaaaacacacatttcattgtttattttgtgtaGGAAAAACCCCACACTTATTGCCTTGCCTGTAAGGATTTATTGAAATTCTAACCGACCCAATGGATAACATTAACTACTTGACCCGCAGTAATATAGTCAGTTGTTGCGCAAGTTCTGGCATGCATTACCGCCTTCTTATTTCCCCGACGACAATTCTTTGAAACTTTTCACATTGTCGGTACAGTGGGAGTAGCGTCCCAGTTGGATGTTCATCCAGATGTTGCGTCGCTGTTCCCACCCGCCCGGAGCCTCCATCACCTCATACAAGCGCTCCCTCTGTTCCTCATGTTGCTGCAGGAATTTCTTACACACTGAGAACACCCACGTGTAGAAGTGAGGAAAGAAAATGAATGAGAATATTTCATTCAAAAGATGAAGGATATTTTAGGTTATTTTACTGCCATCGCAACGATAAAGAAACACTTGAGTTCCACCATCACTCTGGACTGACCTGCCACCATACTGGGTGATAATGGAGAGCTtatccccaccacctcctccctcggGAACAGAGAAAAGAATTCTGATAGCATCTGGAGTCCGAAGCCACGACCCCTCCAACCACGGCGAACCAGGGTTGTGTCCAATACTGGAAGCAGGTAGCTCTGAGCGGTCCAGCTGCCACACAGGCTGCCTGTGGAAAAAAACCGCAGTCCAACAAGTTATAAACAGACTCTTCTGTACTGGAAGTTAGGATTACCAACAGACTCCTCTGCAGAAGTAAGTACTAACTGGACTCTTGAGTGGAAGTTAGCATTAACCACAGACTCTGCTGTGGAAAGGAGTATTAACAACAGAAGCTTCTGTGGAAGCAATGTTTTATTCACAGGCTGGGGCTCCTCTCTACACATTAATACCACCCAAACAAATCAGCTCGCTTTCGCTTCACGGGATCTCTGAAATGCGTTATTCAACATGTATTCTTTATAGTAGAACAATAATAAtgaactaaactaaactatgaaCAGAAAATTATATTATGTTTTGTAATTGTAGTTTGAGTACATAGCTGCCCATTTTTGctctatgtttatttttttctctttgatgaaacacccacacaaacacacctttctGTTTGAAAGTATAAAAGCCCACCGCCTGCCCATCCCTCCACAGCAGCTTCCCCTGTTCAGTCCGGGGGTGAGGGGAGAACAGCCGGTCGATGGCAGGGAGCTTCTCAAGCACATGGGCCAGGAGAAACAGGATGACCCTCTCCATAGCCGACTCAACCTTGGAATGAAACCAACATATCAGGGGAACGAAAACAAGCACAAAACAACAGTTGTATTATCGTTATGAAGCTTGATTATAACAGAACATTCAGGAAAAAAGTGTGCTTTGCTtttattatcacacacacacatagacactggAAGCTGTTGTATTTTGACTCAAAGGAATGACAAAATTaaatcagacacaaacacgcaaacttGCTCGCACATggatataacacacacacacacacacacacacacacacacacacacacacacacacacacacacacacacacacacacacacacacacacacacacacacacacacacacacacacacacacacacacacacacacacacacacacacacacaccattacaaGTCCAGCCCTGGATTTGCTGGTGGTCTTCGTTGCATCTTCAACTGAACACCATTTTCCATGCAGGTAGAGAGCCAATACTAATCCAGAAAATCATAGTTAGTACACACCCTGTGTATGCATGAAACATATTTCTGCATCTGTATGAGTGAGTTACAACGTTTGCATGCTATTATATGGTGCATACAACCATTGTCTGGATCATCAGGGGGGTGGAGTGCCAACACAGCGCAGTCAGATGGGTCGTCAGGAAACATGTTTAATCTGCTCAAATTACTTTCCTTTATAGCCACCTGGACAGAACAACTACTTCAGTTTATGAGCGAACTGCAATTTTACgtgtctgaagaaaaaaaacaactgtttTCAGCAATGACAGACATTTTTACTACATAACATGTTCTTTATGCCGAAATATTAGGCATTCACGATTATCGTTATAGTTAATATTTTAAACAACGAAAGTAAGCTTGACCAATCGAGGCTGCGCTGCACCTTTGTGTGATGAAGTGTATCGAACTCTTCATGGTTTTCATTTCTGCTTGATTTAAGTGAAGACAAGTAGTTATCGGAGGCCGAGAGTAAATCATCATAATCCTCAGATGGCAAGATGTCTATCGGATACATGGCCATCGAGCGTCGTCAACAACCAGCATCAATCCAGGTGCTTATCAATGAAAGTAGCAAACATTAAGTCTAGATCTCCTCCAGCCAATCTATAATCcttaaacaattaattaaatgtTAGATGTTCAGAAGGTGATAATATACGGTATAACGTTACAACAATATGCAATATACTGTTTTTGGTTATTTCCTGCAAAACAACAGCAACTGTACTTTGGCCAACCTCGACGTCACTGGATGTGTAGCCTTTGAAGTGCTGGAGAACACAGGTAAACTTCTCCCTAGGTTGGCTCCACTAAGTTATTTAGGCTTAGGTGAGGAGGCTCAGTTTTATAACATTCAATGCATATTTTTCCTGAGTAGACATTCGGGAATGTTCATTTGAACAACATTTGCACCGAACTTCCTTGTTCTTCCCTTCCCCTAATCGAGTCAGTAGATGTGGCCTGAGCACCACCTGTCGTCGGTCAGGGGTATAGTGCTTGTGTTCAACCGGAAGTACTTTGAACAGTACATCAGTTAAAGTATAATCTTGAATGTCGCCGTTTGTCAACTAGTTGAATAGTGCATGCACGATGCTCTTTACTGTGTCACGGACGAGACGCTTGCTCCAGTGCGTGTCACGTCTTTTGCAATGTCGCTACATTCAGAAAGGACATACTCAAACTGTAAGATTGATTTTGTTACACCTGTCAGACTGTCTGCATGTACAATGTAGTGTACACTCATGAATTGCACCGTTACGTTACTGTTTGTAAGCAACCATTGACCGCCTTCCAATGTGAGTATGCATTGTGTTGCTCTCATTCCTGTACAGAATGGGGGTTTGAAGAAAGCAATCTCTGCCTTCACATCTCTGTGTGGTGAAGATGGGGTCTCAACAGGTGAAACTGTTAGGGAACAACATGGCAGGGATGAGTCTGTTCACAGGTCAGACTTTCAAAACATTCTTGCATACTTTTCTATCGCTTTCACCTACAGATGTAGTGGCGTGCCACACACCTTTATGTTCGAAACAAGTTCCTTGCATTATTTCGACAACCGTAccataaatatgtatgtgtacactaaatgtacaaaaaaaacGGTGCTCCTCTACAGATGTCGCCCTCCAGATGTGGTTGTTTTTCCACGTTGTGTGGAGGAGGTCAGTGCCCTAGCCAAGATCTGTTATCGTCACAACCTTCCCATCATTCCCTTCGGCACCGGGACTGGTCTGGAAGGTGGCGTTGGCGCTTTGAAGGTAACAAAAGTGAAGTTAAAGTTACCATATTATCAAGGCGATTGAGtcggtggtgtgtttgtgtacggcGCAGCATGGTATGCAAGCTCAGTTTGGGGTCAACATCAGAACATGGGACAAACATCAACAACTTTACATTAACAGCAACAATCAGACCAATAGTAATACACATGTGTAAATGTGTCAAAATAAACGACAAAGTGTGTGGGTTCAAGCCAGGTAAGTCTTTGTTAGTTTTCGTTATTGTGTTCAGGTACATATTGTCACATGCTTCCCTCAGGGGGGTGTTTGTTTCAGCCTCAGGAAGATGGACCAGGTGCTGGACGTCCACCAGGAGGATTTTGACGTGACCGTTGAGCCCGGTGTGACTCGCAAGGCCCTCAACTCCTACCTCCGGGACACTGGGCTGTGGTTTCCCGTAGGTCTGTTCTGCATTTACTGGTTATGACATTTAGTCTATGATTGACTCAGGGTTTCTCCAGAGCAGTATAATCAATGTTTTATAGCATGCCAGCCTCACTAGGGCTTTTCTTAGCCCCTTAAAGCGTTCTGTGGCACACTATTCAGggattttctttttataaatcATGACATGTGTCAAGCATGTAACACAGCTATAGGCCAGTTTCCTAAGTTGGGGATGAAGAGCAATCAATGTAAACCTAGAGTCTAAACAATTCATTTGAGAGGAGGAATATGCCAAAGACTgttgaatgaatataaatactCACACCATAAATATTCAGTCATTCAGCCACTGATTGACTGAATTCAGTCACATTCAGCCACATTCAGTCACTTGAATCCAAAGCTTCTTGCAGTGACCTCACATCCGCCTCATTGAAGGGGGTTTCAGGGTATGGGGTCGGGGGCGCACAAGGCAGTGAGTAGTTCTGCTGCTCGGCGGGGGTCTTATGTTTCAGACCCTGGGGCCGATGCGTCCCTGTGCGGCATGGCGGCCACCAGCGCCTCTGGCACCAACGCGGTGCACTACGGCACCATGCGGGAGAACGTCCTGAACCTGGAGGTGGTCCTGGCCGACGGGTCGGTAGTGCACACCGCGGGGAAGGGCCGGCGTCCCAGGTAGCCACGGGAACAACAAACACATTGGGAGGCCTGCTGGCACAAGGCCAAGTACAATCTTATTATAAAGCagctaaaaaaaagaaaagtttttgCTGCTTTAATAAATTGTGTATATATGAGTCTTGCACATTTTGGGTTGTAACTTCCTGGTTAAACGCACTAATTGCAAGTCGCTTCGGAAAAAGGGTCAGCCGAATAAACATAAAGTCATGTATtatgtatttaaaaatgattaCTTTACCAACACGTCTCCTTACCCTGCTGCCCTGGTTCAgatccctcctctctgtctcatcCCTGCAGGAAGTCCGCGGCGGGCTACAACCTCACCAAC encodes:
- the fam169b gene encoding protein FAM169B isoform X2; the protein is MMIYSRPPITTCLHLNQAEMKTMKSSIHFITQSCSVQVAIKESNLSRLNMFPDDPSDCAVLALHPPDDPDNVLALYLHGKWCSVEDATKTTSKSRAGLVMVESAMERVILFLLAHVLEKLPAIDRLFSPHPRTEQGKLLWRDGQAVGFYTFKQKGSLCGSWTAQSYLLPVLDTTLVRRGWRGRGFGLQMLSEFFSLFPREEVVGISSPLSPSMVAVCKKFLQQHEEQRERLYEVMEAPGGWEQRRNIWMNIQLGRYSHCTDNVKSFKELSSGK
- the fam169b gene encoding protein FAM169B isoform X3 produces the protein MKTMKSSIHFITQSCSVQVAIKESNLSRLNMFPDDPSDCAVLALHPPDDPDNVLALYLHGKWCSVEDATKTTSKSRAGLVMVESAMERVILFLLAHVLEKLPAIDRLFSPHPRTEQGKLLWRDGQAVGFYTFKQKGSLCGSWTAQSYLLPVLDTTLVRRGWRGRGFGLQMLSEFFSLFPREEVVGISSPLSPSMVAVCKKFLQQHEEQRERLYEVMEAPGGWEQRRNIWMNIQLGRYSHCTDNVKSFKELSSGK
- the fam169b gene encoding protein FAM169B isoform X1; its protein translation is MAMYPIDILPSEDYDDLLSASDNYLSSLKSSRNENHEEFDTLHHTKVAIKESNLSRLNMFPDDPSDCAVLALHPPDDPDNVLALYLHGKWCSVEDATKTTSKSRAGLVMVESAMERVILFLLAHVLEKLPAIDRLFSPHPRTEQGKLLWRDGQAVGFYTFKQKGSLCGSWTAQSYLLPVLDTTLVRRGWRGRGFGLQMLSEFFSLFPREEVVGISSPLSPSMVAVCKKFLQQHEEQRERLYEVMEAPGGWEQRRNIWMNIQLGRYSHCTDNVKSFKELSSGK